One Setaria viridis chromosome 5, Setaria_viridis_v4.0, whole genome shotgun sequence genomic region harbors:
- the LOC117859142 gene encoding uncharacterized protein, with the protein MFKKFSSEDISGQNQVKASVQRRIRQSIADEYPSLEPLLDDLLPKKSPMIVVKCQNHLNLVVVNNVPLFFNIRDGPYMPTLRLLHQYPEIMKKFQVDRGAIKFVLSGANIMCPGLTSPGGVLDDEVEEETPVAIMAEGKQHALAIGFTKMSAKDIRTINKGIGVDNMHYLNDGLWKMEKLE; encoded by the exons ATGTTCAAGAA GTTTTCTTCAGAAGATATATCCGGACAGAATCAAGTTAAAGCCTCTGTACAGCGAAGGATTCGGCAAAGTATCGCTGATGAG TACCCTAGCCTTGAACCTTTGCTAGATGACTTGCTCCCAAAGAAGTCACCTATGATTGTTGTTAAATG CCAAAACCATCTGAATCTTGTGGTGGTGAATAATGTCCCGCTATTTTTCAACATCCGTGATGGTCCTTACATGCCAACGCTGCGTCTTCTTCACCAAT ATCCTGAAATCATGAAAAAGTTCCAAGTGGACAGAGGTGCTATCAAATTTGTGCTCTCTGGTGCAAACATAATGTGTCCTGGATTGACGTCACCTGGCGGTGTCTTGGATGATGAAGTCGAGGAGGAAACACCAGTG GCTATAATGGCTGAAGGCAAACAACACGCACTGGCAATTGGATTTACAAAGATGTCAGCGAAGGACAT AAGGACCATCAACAAAGGGATTGGAGTTGATAATATGCACTATCTAAATGATGGCCTATGGAAG ATGGAAAAGCTCGAATAA